A window of the Butyricimonas virosa genome harbors these coding sequences:
- a CDS encoding UDP-N-acetylmuramoyl-tripeptide--D-alanyl-D-alanine ligase, with product MKEIESIYNSFLAGSRITTDSREVKDGDIFIALKGENHNGNTFAEKAVAQGAKHVVIDEAAYNTAPQCVLVPDTLQFLQQLANYHRRKLNIPILGITGTNGKTTTKELCHAVLSKKYNTVATKGNLNNHIGVPLTLLSMDSSTEFGIVEMGANHPGEIKELCKIVEPDYGIITNIGYAHLEGFGNYENIIQTKKALYESVKEKAGILFVNGEDKLLCQLSEDQKRYTYGINGHFTNGEIVQTTPYLVYALKTQHGQLYIRTKLIGGYNFDNAMAATTVGTYFNIDPLQIQAAIEAYTPSNLRSQLLKTERNTIILDAYNANPSSMQVAISNFGEMKVDNKLLIIGEMRELGAISEESHKNIVELMKKNNFPRVFLVGASFESIANNYTFTHYFPDTDTLIEYLKANEILHAFILIKGSRGNKLERITEYL from the coding sequence ATGAAAGAGATTGAATCTATATATAATTCTTTTCTGGCAGGCAGCCGGATTACAACAGACTCCAGAGAGGTGAAAGATGGAGATATATTCATCGCTTTAAAGGGTGAAAATCACAACGGTAATACCTTTGCAGAGAAAGCCGTGGCCCAAGGAGCGAAGCACGTCGTCATTGATGAGGCCGCCTACAACACGGCTCCTCAATGCGTACTCGTTCCCGACACCTTGCAATTCCTGCAACAATTAGCCAACTACCACCGCCGGAAATTGAACATTCCCATCTTGGGAATCACCGGGACAAACGGCAAAACCACCACGAAAGAATTATGTCACGCCGTTCTTTCCAAAAAATATAATACCGTTGCCACGAAAGGCAATTTAAACAACCATATCGGTGTACCCCTCACCCTGTTAAGCATGGACTCCTCCACGGAATTCGGTATCGTGGAAATGGGGGCCAACCACCCGGGGGAAATAAAAGAACTATGCAAAATTGTTGAACCAGACTACGGTATCATCACGAACATCGGGTATGCCCACTTGGAAGGATTCGGAAACTACGAAAATATCATCCAAACCAAAAAAGCCCTTTACGAGTCCGTGAAGGAGAAAGCGGGAATTTTATTCGTGAACGGGGAAGATAAATTGTTGTGCCAATTATCTGAAGACCAGAAAAGGTACACCTATGGCATCAATGGGCATTTCACGAACGGGGAAATCGTTCAGACCACCCCTTACCTCGTGTATGCCTTGAAAACCCAACACGGACAACTATACATCCGGACGAAACTCATCGGGGGATATAACTTTGACAACGCCATGGCAGCCACCACGGTAGGAACATATTTCAATATCGATCCTTTACAAATACAGGCCGCCATCGAAGCTTACACCCCCTCTAACCTTCGCTCGCAACTACTGAAAACGGAACGCAACACGATCATCCTGGATGCCTACAACGCTAACCCGAGCAGTATGCAAGTCGCCATTTCCAATTTCGGGGAAATGAAAGTAGACAACAAATTACTGATTATCGGGGAAATGCGTGAACTGGGAGCCATTTCCGAAGAGTCCCACAAAAACATCGTAGAACTCATGAAGAAAAACAATTTTCCCCGGGTATTCCTCGTGGGGGCGAGTTTTGAATCCATCGCAAATAACTATACCTTTACGCATTACTTCCCCGACACGGACACGCTGATCGAGTATCTCAAAGCGAACGAGATTCTCCACGCTTTTATCCTGATAAAAGGTTCACGGGGAAATAAACTGGAAAGGATTACAGAATACTTATAA
- a CDS encoding polyprenol monophosphomannose synthase, producing MNDRVVIIPTYNEKENIENILRYVFKLEPKFDVLVIEDNSPDGTAQIVKRLQSEFPQLHMIERKGKLGLGTAYITGFKWSLEHGYNYIFEMDADFSHNPDDLVKLYHACESGEGDMAIGSRYVTGVNVVNWPMGRVLMSYFASKYVRFITGMKVHDATAGFVCYTRKVLESIDLDNIRFKGYAFQIEMKFTAWTLGFKLKEVPIIFTDRTLGTSKMSGGIFNEAFWGVITMKLRSLGKRKAIKN from the coding sequence ATGAACGACAGAGTTGTCATCATACCGACCTATAACGAAAAAGAGAATATCGAAAACATTCTCCGTTATGTTTTTAAACTGGAACCGAAGTTTGATGTGCTCGTTATAGAGGACAACTCTCCCGACGGCACGGCCCAGATTGTAAAACGTCTGCAATCCGAGTTTCCACAACTTCACATGATCGAACGTAAAGGAAAGCTAGGACTCGGCACGGCTTATATCACCGGATTCAAATGGTCACTGGAACACGGGTACAACTACATTTTCGAGATGGATGCGGATTTCTCCCATAATCCCGATGATCTGGTTAAATTGTATCACGCCTGCGAAAGCGGGGAAGGCGATATGGCGATCGGTTCCCGTTACGTCACAGGCGTTAACGTCGTGAACTGGCCCATGGGACGAGTTCTCATGTCCTATTTTGCCTCCAAATATGTAAGATTCATCACGGGCATGAAAGTACATGATGCCACAGCCGGATTCGTTTGTTACACCCGGAAAGTCTTAGAATCCATCGACCTCGACAACATTCGTTTCAAAGGCTACGCTTTCCAGATCGAAATGAAATTCACAGCGTGGACCCTAGGATTCAAGCTGAAAGAAGTACCCATTATTTTCACCGACCGTACCCTCGGCACATCCAAAATGAGCGGCGGCATCTTCAACGAGGCTTTTTGGGGTGTCATCACGATGAAACTCAGGAGCTTGGGAAAACGTAAGGCAATTAAAAATTAA
- a CDS encoding dihydroorotase, producing MRILLQSGTIINEGRIFKGDLLIHNDRIEKIIEGKLDSVPGDLKIIDATGKYIIPGVIDDQVHFREPGLTHKGDIREGSRAAAAGGVTSFMDMPNVKPPTITNELLREKQQIAKENSAVNYSFYLGATVDNIDEIKKIDPHTTCGIKVFMGSSTGNMLVDSREALEKIFAESPILIATHCEDSPTINRNLELYKQQYGEDIPPFCHPLIRSRECCYTSSSLAAELARKHNSRLHILHLSTKEELELLDQGPRTQKHITGEVCIHHLWFNDQAYHTKGNLVKWNPAIKTEEDRQALLQALNDNRLDIIATDHAPHLPGEKAGVYTQSASGGPMVQHSLIVMLELMEKGQITLENIVDKMCHAPADIFHVEERGYLREGYKADIAIFEKHPWTVKKENLLYKCGWSPLEEMSFTYRVSMTLVNGQIVYDHGKINGDIRGEMLTFY from the coding sequence ATGCGTATATTACTTCAAAGCGGAACCATCATAAATGAAGGGAGAATCTTCAAAGGTGATCTCTTGATTCACAATGATCGTATCGAAAAAATCATAGAAGGCAAATTGGATTCAGTCCCCGGAGACCTCAAAATTATCGATGCCACGGGGAAATACATCATACCGGGAGTGATTGACGATCAAGTACACTTCCGCGAACCCGGCCTCACACACAAAGGAGACATCCGGGAAGGTAGCCGGGCGGCAGCAGCCGGGGGCGTGACCTCTTTCATGGATATGCCTAACGTGAAACCTCCCACCATAACCAACGAGTTACTCCGGGAAAAACAACAGATTGCCAAGGAGAATTCGGCTGTCAACTACTCGTTCTACCTCGGTGCCACCGTTGACAATATCGACGAGATTAAAAAGATTGATCCGCACACGACTTGCGGCATTAAAGTTTTCATGGGTTCCTCCACGGGTAATATGCTGGTGGATAGTCGGGAAGCCTTGGAAAAGATATTTGCAGAATCCCCTATTCTCATCGCTACGCATTGCGAGGATTCGCCCACGATAAACCGTAACTTGGAACTCTACAAGCAACAGTACGGGGAAGACATTCCTCCTTTCTGCCATCCTTTGATCCGCAGTCGGGAGTGTTGCTACACCAGCTCTTCGCTGGCAGCCGAGCTGGCACGTAAACACAACAGCCGCCTGCACATACTTCATTTAAGCACGAAAGAAGAATTGGAATTACTGGATCAAGGTCCTCGTACCCAAAAACACATCACCGGGGAAGTATGCATTCACCATCTTTGGTTCAATGATCAGGCGTATCACACCAAAGGAAACCTCGTCAAGTGGAATCCTGCCATCAAAACCGAAGAGGACCGTCAAGCCCTGTTGCAAGCCTTGAATGACAATCGCTTGGACATCATCGCCACGGATCACGCTCCTCATCTTCCGGGAGAAAAAGCCGGAGTATATACCCAATCAGCCAGCGGTGGCCCAATGGTGCAGCACTCGCTAATCGTTATGCTGGAACTCATGGAGAAAGGTCAGATCACGCTTGAAAATATCGTGGATAAAATGTGTCATGCCCCTGCCGACATTTTCCATGTCGAAGAAAGAGGCTATCTGCGGGAAGGTTATAAGGCAGACATCGCCATCTTCGAAAAACACCCATGGACTGTGAAGAAAGAAAACTTACTTTACAAATGCGGTTGGTCACCTCTCGAAGAAATGTCTTTTACCTACCGGGTAAGCATGACGTTAGTGAACGGGCAAATCGTGTACGATCACGGCAAGATCAATGGTGACATTCGCGGGGAAATGCTGACATTCTATTAA
- the purD gene encoding phosphoribosylamine--glycine ligase, with protein MKVLLLGSGGREHALAWKINQSERLTKLYVAPGNAGTAEIAENVNIKVTDFEALATFVEYNAIDMLVVGPEDPLVEGIRDYFEADARFARLMIVGPGRAGAILEGSKDFAKEFMFRHHIPTADYLTVTKDNLEEGVAFLETQKPPYVLKADGLAAGKGVLILDDLEEAKRELELMLGGKFGKAGNQVVIEACLKGIELSVFALTDGKSYKILGSAKDYKRIGEGDTGLNTGGMGAVSPVPFANEEFNRKVEERVVRPTIEGLQKDGIDYKGFVFFGLMNVGGDPYVIEYNVRMGDPETEVVMPRLKTDVLSLFEAMAKGELEQAAFELDDRFCTTVMLVSQGYPGDYEKGKEITGVPDVKGSIVFHAGTKLAEGKVVTNGGRVIAVSSFGKTMREALAQSYKNVAKIHFDGMNFRRDIGFDL; from the coding sequence ATGAAAGTATTATTATTGGGTAGCGGTGGACGCGAACATGCGTTGGCGTGGAAAATAAATCAGAGTGAAAGATTAACAAAGTTATATGTTGCTCCGGGAAATGCCGGAACGGCAGAGATAGCTGAAAATGTAAATATCAAGGTAACGGATTTCGAGGCGTTAGCGACTTTCGTGGAATATAATGCTATCGATATGCTGGTTGTCGGGCCGGAAGATCCTCTAGTGGAGGGTATTCGGGATTATTTTGAGGCAGACGCTCGTTTTGCCCGACTGATGATCGTGGGACCGGGAAGAGCGGGTGCTATTCTGGAAGGAAGTAAGGATTTTGCGAAAGAATTCATGTTCCGCCACCATATTCCGACAGCTGATTATCTGACGGTGACGAAGGATAACCTAGAGGAAGGGGTTGCTTTTCTGGAAACCCAAAAACCGCCTTACGTGTTGAAAGCGGATGGGTTGGCAGCTGGAAAAGGTGTGTTGATTCTGGATGATTTGGAAGAGGCCAAGAGGGAGTTGGAGCTGATGTTGGGAGGAAAGTTCGGGAAGGCCGGAAATCAAGTAGTGATCGAGGCGTGTTTGAAAGGAATAGAGCTTTCAGTGTTTGCGTTAACGGACGGGAAGAGTTATAAAATATTGGGTTCGGCGAAGGATTACAAGCGTATCGGAGAGGGTGATACGGGATTGAACACGGGTGGTATGGGGGCCGTTTCCCCGGTGCCGTTTGCCAATGAAGAGTTCAACCGGAAAGTGGAAGAGCGGGTGGTGCGCCCCACGATCGAGGGATTACAAAAAGACGGGATTGACTACAAAGGATTCGTCTTTTTCGGGCTAATGAATGTTGGTGGTGATCCTTACGTGATCGAATATAATGTGCGTATGGGAGATCCGGAGACGGAAGTGGTGATGCCGAGATTAAAAACGGATGTTTTGTCTCTTTTCGAGGCGATGGCCAAGGGTGAGCTGGAACAGGCGGCGTTCGAACTGGATGATCGTTTCTGTACGACTGTGATGCTTGTTTCCCAAGGGTATCCCGGGGATTACGAGAAAGGAAAGGAGATCACGGGTGTTCCGGACGTGAAGGGGAGTATCGTGTTCCATGCGGGTACGAAGCTGGCAGAGGGAAAAGTCGTGACGAACGGGGGACGTGTGATTGCTGTTAGCTCGTTCGGGAAGACAATGCGGGAGGCGTTGGCTCAATCTTACAAGAATGTGGCTAAAATTCATTTCGATGGGATGAATTTCAGAAGAGATATAGGTTTTGATTTATAA
- a CDS encoding Fic/DOC family protein produces MNRYTTNGEEGEILPNLLGITDEETLHNAEFEGFLMAEILFTEKLTQKTKFSVKYICDIHRTALKELYSFAGRFRSVNISKGGFVFPAGRFIPDSMRIFEEETLSQLPDHYTSRQALIKDIAKVHGELLFIHPFREGNGRTFRILANLMARKQGYPGLNFKRIDFNEYIIAVQQVARKDYSRMERIIAYTF; encoded by the coding sequence ATGAACAGATACACCACCAATGGCGAAGAGGGAGAGATTCTCCCGAATTTACTCGGAATCACGGATGAAGAGACTCTTCACAACGCAGAATTCGAAGGATTCTTGATGGCGGAAATCTTGTTCACGGAAAAGCTAACCCAAAAAACAAAATTTTCAGTCAAATACATCTGCGACATCCATCGTACAGCATTAAAAGAACTCTACTCTTTTGCCGGACGATTCCGCTCCGTAAATATCTCCAAAGGTGGTTTTGTCTTCCCCGCCGGAAGATTCATTCCAGATAGTATGCGCATTTTCGAAGAAGAAACTCTTTCCCAGCTCCCCGACCATTACACCAGCCGGCAGGCTCTGATAAAAGACATCGCCAAGGTACACGGCGAATTACTTTTCATCCACCCCTTCCGGGAAGGCAATGGTAGAACCTTCCGCATCCTCGCCAACCTCATGGCTCGAAAACAGGGTTATCCCGGTTTAAACTTTAAAAGGATTGATTTTAATGAATATATAATCGCTGTTCAGCAAGTAGCACGAAAAGACTACTCCAGAATGGAGCGGATTATCGCTTACACATTTTAA
- a CDS encoding DUF2461 domain-containing protein: protein MKEPVTCDFSMAEVFRFLKELKENNNREWFNAHKEWYLAVKARHEDFINQVIPALAVTEPDMDGLTAKDCIFRIYRDVRFSPNKEPYKTHIGAYMVKGGKQSPRAGYYVHIEPGNCMIGGGIWCPEPSLLKALRKDVYDNIDEFTGILRDAKFQKYYVLEGEKLKKVPAPFPADFPEGDLLKYKSYTVSNYVPDSFFEREDVVERCVERLLLMQPFNRFLNYTVEETWR from the coding sequence ATGAAAGAACCTGTAACTTGTGATTTTTCAATGGCGGAAGTGTTTCGCTTTTTGAAAGAGTTGAAGGAGAATAATAACCGGGAGTGGTTTAATGCGCATAAAGAGTGGTATCTGGCCGTGAAAGCGAGGCATGAGGATTTCATCAACCAGGTGATTCCGGCATTAGCGGTGACAGAGCCGGATATGGACGGGTTGACAGCGAAAGATTGTATTTTCAGAATTTATCGAGATGTCCGGTTTTCACCCAATAAAGAGCCTTATAAGACGCATATCGGGGCGTACATGGTGAAGGGCGGTAAGCAGAGTCCTCGGGCGGGGTATTATGTGCATATCGAACCGGGAAATTGCATGATCGGGGGCGGGATTTGGTGTCCGGAACCTTCGTTGCTAAAGGCTTTGCGGAAAGACGTGTATGACAATATCGACGAGTTCACGGGGATTCTCAGGGATGCGAAATTCCAGAAGTATTATGTGTTGGAGGGGGAGAAGTTGAAAAAGGTGCCTGCTCCTTTCCCGGCTGATTTTCCGGAAGGGGATTTGTTGAAATACAAATCTTACACGGTGTCGAATTATGTTCCCGATTCGTTTTTCGAGAGGGAGGACGTGGTTGAGCGGTGTGTGGAACGACTTTTATTGATGCAACCTTTTAATCGCTTTTTGAATTACACGGTGGAGGAAACGTGGAGGTGA
- a CDS encoding cob(I)yrinic acid a,c-diamide adenosyltransferase → MKVYTKTGDKGTTALIGGTRVAKNNVRLEAYGGVDELNSHLGMIRSYPIDGESVKQLIEIQNVLFVVGANLATDTTVSNMQKKLPCTDEDVAFLERAIDKMDEELPPLQYFVLPGGRPEVSACHIARTICRRVERRIIDMSEEIEVEDVIVRYVNRLSDYLFVLGRKLAKDCGLEEVKWVPGS, encoded by the coding sequence ATGAAGGTATATACGAAAACAGGAGATAAGGGGACGACTGCTTTGATCGGGGGAACCCGGGTTGCAAAGAATAACGTGAGATTAGAGGCTTACGGGGGTGTTGACGAGTTGAACAGTCATTTGGGGATGATTCGGTCATACCCGATTGATGGGGAGAGTGTGAAACAGTTGATCGAGATTCAAAACGTGCTGTTCGTGGTCGGGGCAAACTTGGCGACGGACACGACTGTGAGTAATATGCAGAAGAAATTGCCTTGCACGGATGAGGACGTGGCTTTTTTGGAGAGGGCGATAGATAAGATGGACGAGGAATTGCCGCCACTGCAATATTTCGTGTTGCCGGGTGGACGGCCGGAGGTATCGGCTTGTCATATTGCCCGTACGATTTGCCGTCGGGTGGAACGGCGGATTATTGATATGAGTGAAGAAATCGAGGTGGAGGATGTTATCGTGCGGTATGTGAATCGTTTGTCCGATTACCTGTTCGTGCTAGGGCGTAAGCTGGCAAAGGATTGCGGTTTGGAAGAGGTGAAATGGGTGCCGGGGAGTTGA
- the recG gene encoding ATP-dependent DNA helicase RecG, whose translation MLELAGLNIKFVPGVGEKRASLLEQEMGIQSYEDMLYYIPYKYIDRTRVYTIRELTSDLPYIQVKAKITNLSSIGVGKQMRMVATAYDGTGELELVWFTGHKYLASQINPDKEYLIFGKPTIFNHKMNIVHPEMDLYETSVKQLVGFQAIYPTTEKMKKSYLTSRLINKIQANIFKAINGRIQETLPAWFIKKYNLIYLHEALYNIHFPENPDMLRKAQYRLKFEELFYIQLNILKLKFNRKAAFQGHLFTTVGDYFNDFYHNHLPFPLTDAQKRVIKEIRSDCGSGKQMNRLLQGDVGSGKTLVAVMCMLIALDNGYQAAIMAPTEILATQHYETISELLKNTSISVGLLTGSTKKKEREIIHEALSDGRLQVLIGTHALLENVVNFKNVGLVVIDEQHRFGVAQRAKLWQKNTIPPHMLVMTATPIPRTLAMTLYGDLDVSVIDQLPPGRKPITTYHAFEARRLQVYKFIQKELELGRQAYIVYPMISESEKMDYRNLEEGYEHVMSYFAPLGYTADIVHGKLKPPEKEEHMRRFVSGETRILVATTVIEVGVNVPNASIMVIESAERFGLSQLHQLRGRVGRGAEQSYCILMTSYKLSNESRKRIETMTSTNDGFEIAEVDLKLRGPGDIEGTQQSGLTCNLRVANLGKDGRVLNEAAQAATLILEDDPLLQKEENQTFATQVKRLFKTKINWRYIS comes from the coding sequence ATTTTGGAACTGGCAGGACTGAACATAAAATTCGTACCGGGTGTTGGAGAGAAAAGAGCCTCGTTGCTGGAGCAGGAAATGGGCATCCAAAGCTACGAGGATATGCTCTATTACATCCCTTACAAATACATCGACCGAACCCGTGTTTACACGATTCGGGAACTCACCTCAGACCTTCCCTATATTCAGGTAAAAGCCAAAATTACAAACCTCTCGTCCATCGGAGTAGGCAAACAAATGCGCATGGTCGCAACAGCTTATGACGGGACCGGGGAACTGGAGCTCGTTTGGTTCACGGGCCACAAATACCTCGCCAGTCAGATCAACCCCGACAAGGAATACTTGATTTTCGGCAAACCGACCATCTTCAATCATAAAATGAACATCGTCCATCCGGAAATGGACCTGTACGAAACGAGTGTCAAGCAGCTCGTAGGCTTCCAAGCCATCTACCCAACCACGGAGAAGATGAAAAAAAGCTACCTGACCTCCCGGTTGATCAACAAAATACAAGCGAATATTTTCAAAGCCATCAATGGCAGGATTCAAGAAACCCTCCCGGCATGGTTCATCAAGAAATACAATTTGATCTACCTGCACGAAGCCTTGTACAACATCCATTTCCCGGAAAACCCGGATATGCTCCGCAAGGCACAATACCGGCTTAAATTTGAGGAGCTATTCTACATCCAGCTCAACATCTTGAAACTGAAATTCAACCGTAAAGCTGCCTTCCAAGGACACCTTTTTACCACTGTCGGAGATTATTTCAACGATTTCTACCACAATCATCTGCCCTTTCCCCTAACCGATGCCCAGAAACGGGTTATTAAAGAGATTCGTTCTGATTGCGGTTCCGGCAAGCAGATGAACCGTTTGTTGCAAGGAGATGTGGGTAGCGGCAAAACCCTTGTTGCCGTAATGTGTATGCTGATCGCCCTCGACAACGGCTATCAAGCCGCCATCATGGCCCCGACAGAGATTCTCGCCACCCAACATTACGAAACTATATCCGAACTTCTAAAGAACACCTCGATCAGTGTTGGTCTACTGACGGGTTCCACCAAGAAAAAAGAGCGTGAGATCATTCATGAAGCCCTGTCCGACGGTCGCCTGCAAGTCCTAATCGGTACACACGCCTTGTTGGAAAACGTGGTGAATTTTAAAAACGTGGGACTTGTTGTTATCGACGAGCAACATCGTTTCGGTGTCGCCCAGCGAGCCAAATTATGGCAAAAGAACACGATTCCCCCACATATGCTAGTCATGACAGCAACCCCCATTCCCCGAACCCTCGCCATGACCCTCTACGGAGATCTGGATGTATCGGTGATCGACCAACTTCCCCCTGGCCGAAAACCCATCACCACGTATCATGCCTTCGAAGCAAGACGCCTACAAGTCTACAAATTCATCCAGAAAGAACTGGAACTCGGCAGGCAAGCCTACATCGTGTACCCCATGATCTCCGAATCGGAAAAGATGGATTACCGGAATTTGGAAGAAGGCTATGAACACGTGATGAGTTATTTCGCCCCTCTAGGATACACGGCAGACATCGTTCATGGAAAACTCAAACCGCCTGAGAAAGAAGAACACATGAGACGTTTCGTTTCCGGAGAAACCCGCATTCTAGTGGCAACCACCGTGATTGAAGTCGGGGTAAATGTTCCCAATGCCTCCATCATGGTCATTGAAAGTGCCGAACGTTTCGGACTGTCCCAATTACACCAACTGCGCGGACGGGTCGGACGGGGTGCCGAACAATCGTACTGTATTTTGATGACCTCCTACAAACTATCCAACGAATCCCGCAAAAGAATCGAAACCATGACCTCCACGAATGACGGCTTCGAAATTGCCGAAGTCGATTTAAAACTTCGCGGCCCGGGAGACATCGAAGGGACTCAACAAAGTGGACTGACATGCAACCTGAGAGTTGCCAATCTTGGTAAAGACGGACGTGTACTGAACGAGGCTGCCCAAGCAGCCACACTTATCCTAGAAGACGATCCTCTCCTGCAAAAAGAAGAGAACCAAACTTTTGCCACCCAGGTAAAACGCCTTTTCAAAACGAAAATCAACTGGCGATACATCAGTTAA
- a CDS encoding DUF3332 domain-containing protein → MKKGFNQMIAIVMIAVSSVAFTGCYGSFSLTSKLHNWNGQVSNAKFVNELVFLGLCILPAYELCCLGDALIFNSIEFWGGQNPVAMKAGDVEEGQVMYAGHPYHVTKSLNKMVVASEETDAVAEFQYFPEEESWYLMDGQNKAKLMKNTKKMMKAVVAIN, encoded by the coding sequence ATGAAAAAAGGTTTTAATCAAATGATTGCAATTGTGATGATCGCAGTATCATCAGTGGCTTTCACGGGGTGTTACGGTTCTTTCTCTTTGACTTCCAAGTTACATAACTGGAATGGACAAGTATCTAATGCTAAGTTCGTGAACGAGTTGGTATTCTTGGGATTATGTATTCTTCCGGCATACGAGTTGTGCTGCTTGGGTGATGCATTAATTTTTAACTCAATTGAGTTCTGGGGTGGGCAAAATCCGGTAGCTATGAAAGCTGGAGACGTGGAAGAAGGTCAGGTTATGTATGCCGGACATCCTTACCATGTAACCAAATCTTTGAACAAGATGGTTGTTGCAAGTGAAGAGACTGATGCTGTCGCTGAATTCCAATATTTCCCAGAAGAAGAATCTTGGTATTTAATGGATGGTCAGAATAAGGCTAAGTTGATGAAAAACACGAAAAAGATGATGAAAGCTGTTGTGGCTATCAACTAA
- the aspA gene encoding aspartate ammonia-lyase translates to MKTRIEHDLLGNKEVPMDAYYGVQTLRAIENFAGISGYTIGMFPNYVKALAMVKWAAAKANFELGLIPADITNAITAACEEIIDGKLADQFPVDMVQGGAGTSTNMNINEVVANRALELLGHQKGEYEFCHPNNHVNLSQSTNDAYPTSFHLAIILTNKEVVAEIKLLVDSFRRKAKEFEHVLKMGRTQLQDAVPMTLGQEFEAYAVTLEENIERLNAAAKLFLVENMGATAIGTGINSEPEYAEICARELRIISGEEFVLAPNLIAATPDTGACVSYSSELKRFCVQLSKVCNDLRLLSSGPRCGLNEINLPPMQPGSSIMPGKVNPVIPEVVNQVCFRVIGNDTTVMMAAEAGQLELNVMEPVIVYALFNSMQMLTKVMDRLRILCIDGITANVDRCKDMVMNSIGIVTALNPTLGYENSSRIAKRALTENRSVYDLVLEEKLLTKEELDNVLRPELMIAPKKFYKKK, encoded by the coding sequence ATGAAAACAAGAATAGAACATGATTTACTCGGCAATAAAGAAGTGCCGATGGATGCATATTATGGCGTTCAAACTTTGAGAGCTATCGAGAACTTTGCTGGAATCAGCGGATATACGATCGGAATGTTCCCGAACTACGTGAAGGCTTTGGCCATGGTAAAATGGGCTGCTGCAAAAGCGAATTTTGAATTGGGATTGATTCCTGCCGATATCACAAACGCAATTACAGCTGCTTGCGAAGAGATTATCGATGGTAAGTTGGCAGATCAATTCCCGGTAGATATGGTTCAAGGTGGTGCAGGAACTTCTACGAATATGAATATCAATGAGGTGGTTGCCAATCGTGCTTTGGAGCTGTTGGGACACCAAAAAGGTGAATATGAATTTTGCCACCCGAATAATCATGTGAATCTTTCTCAATCAACAAATGATGCTTATCCTACTTCATTCCACTTGGCAATCATTTTAACCAATAAGGAAGTAGTTGCTGAAATTAAATTGTTGGTTGATTCTTTCAGAAGAAAAGCAAAAGAATTCGAGCATGTATTGAAAATGGGGCGTACCCAACTTCAAGATGCGGTACCTATGACGTTAGGGCAGGAATTCGAAGCCTATGCTGTAACTTTGGAAGAAAATATCGAACGTTTGAATGCTGCTGCAAAGTTGTTTTTGGTAGAAAACATGGGAGCAACGGCAATTGGTACGGGTATTAACTCAGAACCGGAATATGCTGAAATTTGTGCCCGTGAATTACGTATTATCAGTGGAGAAGAGTTCGTTTTGGCTCCGAATTTAATTGCAGCAACTCCTGACACGGGTGCTTGCGTGTCTTATTCTTCGGAATTGAAACGTTTCTGCGTTCAGTTGTCTAAGGTATGTAATGACTTACGTTTATTGTCCAGTGGTCCGAGATGTGGTTTGAACGAAATTAACTTACCTCCTATGCAACCGGGATCTTCTATCATGCCGGGTAAGGTGAATCCGGTTATTCCGGAAGTGGTTAACCAGGTTTGTTTCCGTGTGATCGGTAATGACACGACCGTGATGATGGCTGCCGAAGCTGGTCAGTTGGAATTGAACGTGATGGAGCCGGTAATCGTTTACGCTTTGTTCAACTCTATGCAGATGTTGACCAAGGTGATGGATCGTTTGAGAATTTTGTGTATTGACGGAATTACTGCTAACGTAGACCGTTGTAAAGATATGGTGATGAACAGTATCGGTATCGTTACTGCTTTGAACCCGACTTTAGGTTACGAAAATTCATCTCGTATTGCCAAGAGAGCTTTAACGGAAAACAGAAGTGTTTACGATTTAGTTTTGGAAGAGAAATTATTGACGAAAGAAGAGTTGGATAACGTGCTCCGTCCGGAATTAATGATTGCTCCGAAAAAATTCTATAAGAAAAAATAA